One window of the Anopheles cruzii chromosome 2, idAnoCruzAS_RS32_06, whole genome shotgun sequence genome contains the following:
- the LOC128278277 gene encoding galectin-9C-like isoform X1, translating into MATIPIYSPKLPFLGLIPGGLVAGRMVRLKGILHQHGERCQIHIQSGAATNPRDDVTLHISIRPNENVIVRNTLQSQVVGPEERYGGCPIRYGEGFDLLILAEASQYKIAINGAHFCTFGHRLPLHMARFISVSGNCVIYSIISEADGAGALPINPYPPVVIPPPAPYVPAPPIGFVPHPPPAPLPPPPPYTPLPTYPVVSGGGGGHYPGHGWMPPPPPPPQPGYPHPAYPGGHPSAVPFSKGKTKTLLKYGAAAGAAGLGVYVASKVLRRKGSSSSSSSDSD; encoded by the exons ATGGCTACGATTCCCATCTACTCTCCA AAACTTCCATTTCTGGGGCTGATTCCCGGCGGTCTGGTTGCTGGCCGTATGGTAAGGCTCAAGGGTATTCTGCACCAGCACGGAGAACG TTGCCAGATTCACATTCAATCGGGAGCGGCCACAAACCCGCGAGACGATGTGACGCTCCACATCAGTATAAGGCCCAACGAAAATGTGATCGTGCGGAACACGCTGCAGAGCCAGGTGGTGGGTCCGGAAGAGCGCTACGGTGGCTGCCCGATCCGGTATGGCGAAGGTTTCGACCTTTTGATATTGGCCGAAGCGAGTCAGTACAAAATAGCCATCAATGGGGCCCACTTTTGCACCTTCGGCCACCGACTGCCGTTGCACATGGCGCGGTTCATTTCCGTTAGCGGCAACTGCGTCATTTACTCGATCATTTCCGAGGCGGATGGGGCCGGCGCACTTCCCATCAATCCATATCCGCCCGTTG TCAttccaccgccagcaccgtACGTTCCTGCGCCTCCGATTGGTTTCGTACCGCATCCGCCACCGGCGCCCctgcctccaccaccgccgtacACTCCACTACCAACCTACCCGGTCgtcagcggtggtggtggtggccactatCCAG GCCACGGATggatgccaccgccaccaccgccaccgcagccggGATATCCGCATCCAGCGTACCCCGGAGGGCACCCGTCAGCCGTGCCTTTTTCG AAAGGGAAAACCAAGACCCTACTAAAATACGGGGCCGCCGCTGGAGCGGCCGGTCTCGGCGTGTACGTTGCGTCGAAGGTCCTTCGCCGTaagggcagcagcagtagcagtagtagtgaCAGTGATTAA
- the LOC128278277 gene encoding galectin-9-like isoform X2 has product MATIPIYSPKLPFLGLIPGGLVAGRMVRLKGILHQHGERCQIHIQSGAATNPRDDVTLHISIRPNENVIVRNTLQSQVVGPEERYGGCPIRYGEGFDLLILAEASQYKIAINGAHFCTFGHRLPLHMARFISVSGNCVIYSIISEADGAGALPINPYPPVVIPPPAPYVPAPPIGFVPHPPPAPLPPPPPYTPLPTYPVVSGGGGGHYPGHGWMPPPPPPPQPGYPHPAYPGGHPSAVPFSVLFKEELRAKVQEIKGKPRPY; this is encoded by the exons ATGGCTACGATTCCCATCTACTCTCCA AAACTTCCATTTCTGGGGCTGATTCCCGGCGGTCTGGTTGCTGGCCGTATGGTAAGGCTCAAGGGTATTCTGCACCAGCACGGAGAACG TTGCCAGATTCACATTCAATCGGGAGCGGCCACAAACCCGCGAGACGATGTGACGCTCCACATCAGTATAAGGCCCAACGAAAATGTGATCGTGCGGAACACGCTGCAGAGCCAGGTGGTGGGTCCGGAAGAGCGCTACGGTGGCTGCCCGATCCGGTATGGCGAAGGTTTCGACCTTTTGATATTGGCCGAAGCGAGTCAGTACAAAATAGCCATCAATGGGGCCCACTTTTGCACCTTCGGCCACCGACTGCCGTTGCACATGGCGCGGTTCATTTCCGTTAGCGGCAACTGCGTCATTTACTCGATCATTTCCGAGGCGGATGGGGCCGGCGCACTTCCCATCAATCCATATCCGCCCGTTG TCAttccaccgccagcaccgtACGTTCCTGCGCCTCCGATTGGTTTCGTACCGCATCCGCCACCGGCGCCCctgcctccaccaccgccgtacACTCCACTACCAACCTACCCGGTCgtcagcggtggtggtggtggccactatCCAG GCCACGGATggatgccaccgccaccaccgccaccgcagccggGATATCCGCATCCAGCGTACCCCGGAGGGCACCCGTCAGCCGTGCCTTTTTCGGTACTATTCAAAGAAGAGTTGCGAGCGAAAGTACAGGAAAT AAAGGGAAAACCAAGACCCTACTAA